Below is a genomic region from Verrucomicrobiales bacterium.
TTTCTCGAGCGCCTGGGTCGTGAATTCAACGCCTCCGCGCACCGAGGTGCTGGCCTCGACCGCCACGTTGGAGAACTCCTTAAGAATCGCCTCCTGGAGCGGTCGGTCCATGAGCCCAATCTTCGCCATCTCCACTGAAATGGCATCGACCTCCGCCGGGGCCAGGCCTTTGAGAACCACTGAGGCCCCCTCCGGACCCAGCATGACCAGCAACGCCGCGATCTTCTGAAACGACGTCATGTGACTCACCGGGCTTTCGGCCTCGGCGGCTGGGTCTTTGGCTGCGGCTTCTGAGGACATGCGGGGTTAGTCTCTATTCTGGAGGCTTGTTTCGGTTGATCCAGTTGCGTAACGCCAGCGTCATGTTCTCCGGACTTTCTTTCATGAGTTGGTTGAGAACGCCCACGGTGACCACTTCGGGCTTACGGTTGGGGTTTTGCCAGTTGGGCGAGCCGTCACCCTCGGCGGCGTGCTCTTCCGGAGGAGGTGATCCAACCGGGATGTTTTCGGCGGAGGTTTTCTTCAGCAGACGGAAGAACGTCATGAGCGCTCCGAGGGCGAGCAGGGGGTATCCCAGGTTACGAAGCACGGCCAAGATGGTTTGCTTGGTTTCCTCCTTTTGAATCTGTTGGGTCAGGTCGGCCGCGTATTGTTCGTTGAACGGCATCTCTTCGAGCGTGAGCTCATCCTTTCGAAGGCTATCCGGGGTAATTTGGATTCCGAGGCTGCTCTGGAGAATGCGTTTGAGCTTGTCGAGTTCCTCCGGGGTGCGGGGCACGACCTTGCGGTTGGCTCCTTCGCCTTCATAGCGGACGTTGATGAATACGGCGGCCGACAGTCGGCGGAGACTGCCAGGCGGCAGGACGGTCGTGCTGGTGATCTTGGTAACGCCGTAGGTTTTCGTGGTTGTTTTCTCGCTGAGCTTTGAGGAGTTATTCGCTCCGGCAGCCCCGTTGGTGCTCGTGCTGGTATTGGTGGCCACTCCGGGCGACCCCCCGGCTCCTTGGAGATTCTCGGTGTCGTTTTTCTTGTCCTTGGTTTCCTCCTTCAGAGTGACCTGGCCTTCGGGATCATATTTCTCATCCTCTTTGCGGCCGCTTTCGAAATTCACTTCGGCCGCCACCCGCACCACCACCTGGCCGGGGCCGAGCACTTTCTCGAGCATGGTTTCCGCACTCTTGGACAGGTGCTGCTCGTATTGGCGACGGACATTCAGTTGGGTGGCGGTCAGTCCGCCGATCGCATCGCCCTCGTCCTCGGCTGCGAGCGTGTTGCCGCGGCTGTCCATGACGGCCACCTGATTGGCTTGGAGGCCTTCGACCGCGTTGGCGACTAGAAATCGGATGGCATTCACGCTGGCGGTGCTGAGCGCCCCGGTGGCTCGGGTTTTGATCAACACGGATGCGGTGGGCTTCTTCTGAGCTTCGAGCAGCAGTCGGTTTTCGGGGACGACCACGAACACCCGCGCGCTTTCAACTCCCTCCATGAGCACGATGCTGCGAGCCAGTTCCGTCTGGATCGCCCGGACGTAGTTGGCGCGCTGAAGAAAATCAGAAATGCCGAAGCTGGATTTATCGAAGAGTTCGTAGCCGACACCTTCGCCTCGGGGGAGGCCGCGTTCGATCAGCTTCATGCGCAGGAAGTGAACTCGATCTGCCGGAACCCGGATTTGGCCGCCGCTGAGTTGGTAGGGAACCTTCAGCTCGTCCAGCACGGCCACGACTTTGCCGGCCTCGCTGTCGTCCATGCGCCCGTAGAGCATCTGGTAGTCGACTTTCGAGGACCACCAGGCCACCGAGAACAGGCCGACGGCAACAACCATCGCTCCCAGCACGAGGCTGATGCGCTGATTGATGCCGATTTGCTTCCAGATTCCACCCAATTGCTGGGCCAAACGATCCAATTGCTCTTTCATCAGTCAGTTTAAACCTGCATCCGCATCAGCTCTTGATAGGACTCCAAAAGCTTGTTTCGCACCTCGACCATGAGTTGAAAGGCAACGGATGCTTCCTCGGAGGCCAACACGGCTTCATGAAGCGGGACCCCGTCGCCCGCCAGCACTCCCGTCATGGCGGCGCTGGCCTGTGCCTGTTTGGCTTGGACCTCTTGAACCATTTGGCCGAGGACATTGCCGAAGTCTCCCGAGCCCTTGGCGGCGGGAGGCTGGATGGAAAGTGAATCCGCTGCGGAGCCCAGCTTCTCCAGTTCGTTGGCGGAGATGCCACCCGGCCGGCCGGAGGATAGGCTTGCCGCTGCGTCGCGCAGGGAAGCTAGGTCCGGGGGGCTGAAAGCCCGAACAGCGTTGATGAGGTTCATCGCGATAGCAGGTTAGAGATCAACCCCGTTTTCCAAGGGTGAGGGTTTGAAGCGCCATCGAGCGGCAGCTCTTTGCGACGGCCAGATTGGCCTCGTAGGTACGCTGGGAGATGATGAGATCAATCATTTCGCTGTGCACGTTGATGTCGGGCACCTCGATCATTTTTCCCGGATTTGAGGGGTCGGGAACCAAACGAGGGGGGCGATTGTCATCCTGCACCTTGACGTTGACCTGGTGAGTCGGGATCGACTGGCCACTCTGGTTGGCCGTCTGCTGCTGGAGTGCGGTTTCGAAAACTACAGTCTGGCGCTGGTAGATTTTCCCGTCGGCACCACGCGTCGTCATCGAATTCGCGATGTTCTGGGCAATGATGTCGGTTCGGATGCGCTCAGCGCTGAGAGCGGACGAGGTGGCTTGGATGCCGGGCAGTAAGTCTACCATAGGGTGTTACGTCTCAGGGGGCTTAGCTGCGACCCGTGATCGCGAGTCGCATCCGGAGCAGGTTTCCACTCAGGAGCTGGGTTTCAAACGCGTGATCCACCGAATTTTGCATGAGGTGGAGCATCTCCTGCTCTAAATTGACCGAATTTCCGTCCAGTCGGCTGGCGACCGCATTCGGGTCCTCGACGAGATTCAGGGGCAGGCTTTCTAGGCCTGACACCTGTTGGCTTCGGACGGCGCTTTGCAGTTGTTCTTTGAAGGCTTGGTCAAGCTGCATCCGGTGGTAGCCGGGGGTCTCGACATTCGCGACGTTGTTGGCAATGGCGACTCTCTCCATCGCGGTGCCGCGTAGGAGTTGCTTTGCTGCCACATAGTTTGGCTGGCTAAAAAGCGAATCGATCATAACTCGTTCTGCTTCTCAAGCAGCGGATATGCCAGGCCTGCTCTCGTCCTAAAACCCAGCAAACTCGTGCTTTGTGACGGGGCAGCTGGGCAAATTTAACAGTCTACCCGCCGAGATCTACGGACCCACCCTGGTGATAAGGCAATTTTGGCCGGTCCGAGGGTGGGTTTGTTCGTGGGCTGTCAACTCTGCCTCGAGAGATCGTTGCCAAACGCAGATCCATAGGGTAATTGAAAGCCATGCATGGCCGTTCGATCATCGCAATTGGAATCTCGCTGCTGCTTTCGGTAACCCTTTGGGCTGCTGTCACTGCGGACGAGGAGTACGTGCGCATCTACCGCCTTGTTGTCGAGGCCGATGGGCTTCGGGAAGGGGGACAGATTGACCCTGCCTTGAAGCTTTACCTCAGCAGTAAGCAGGCGTTGGAGCAGCTGCAGTTGAAGTTTCCCGGTTGGAATGAACGTCTTCTGATCTATCGGCTTAGCTATATTACCGGCCAGATTAAGTCCCTCTCGGCCGCGCCTGCGCCTGCCCCGTTGCGGCCGTCGGCCACGGCACCGGCTGCTCCGGCTGCCCCGCCCAGCTCGGCGCCCGAAGCCAATGCTCCGCCAGCTCTTGATCCTCAGTTCATTCGGCTGCGTGAGGAGAATCAGGCCTTGCGGGCGACTGCGGCCCGGCTGGAGGCGAAGTTGAAAGAGGCGCTCTCGGTGCAGCCGAACACCACCGATCCTAAGGAATTGGCGAAAGCGCAGGATCAGCTGCGGGAATTATTGGTGGAGAACCAGGCGCTCAAGAATACCCTCCAGGAGGAACAAAAGAAGATTAGGTCCATCCTAGTGACCAACACGGTCGTTCAATTGGTAACCAACCAGACTACGGTGACCAATCTGGCTTATGTGACCAACCGCGTGGTCGTGGAGCCTACCGATGTCGTGGAGATGCGCAAGAACCTCACCGATCAGCTGGGGGCTGTGAGCGCGCTGAAAACCGAGAATGAGGTGCTCAAGAAGGAGTTGCAGGTCGCGAAGTCGACGCCTCCGCCTCCTGCTCCGGTTAACCCGAATCCGGAGTTGGAGCGTCAGCTTCAGGAGGCTCTGGCCAGCCTCAAGTCTATGCAAGAGGCCAACCAAGAGTTGAACCGTAAGCAAAAGACGGCTGAGCAGCTGTTGGCTGAGACCAAGAATTCCCAGGCGAGCCAGGAGGAGAAGCTGAAACGCTTCAATGAATTGGAACAGCAGTTGGCGGACTCTCGCACCGAATCCCAGAAGCTCGCGGCGCAGAAGGACGCCCTCGAGAAGCGTTTGTCGACGTCCATTACGGACCGGCCGGGAGATGCCGAATCGACCCGGCGTCTGGTCAAGCTCGAGAGGGATCTCTTGGAGAGTCAGTCGGAAGTTCG
It encodes:
- the fliF gene encoding flagellar M-ring protein FliF, producing the protein MKEQLDRLAQQLGGIWKQIGINQRISLVLGAMVVAVGLFSVAWWSSKVDYQMLYGRMDDSEAGKVVAVLDELKVPYQLSGGQIRVPADRVHFLRMKLIERGLPRGEGVGYELFDKSSFGISDFLQRANYVRAIQTELARSIVLMEGVESARVFVVVPENRLLLEAQKKPTASVLIKTRATGALSTASVNAIRFLVANAVEGLQANQVAVMDSRGNTLAAEDEGDAIGGLTATQLNVRRQYEQHLSKSAETMLEKVLGPGQVVVRVAAEVNFESGRKEDEKYDPEGQVTLKEETKDKKNDTENLQGAGGSPGVATNTSTSTNGAAGANNSSKLSEKTTTKTYGVTKITSTTVLPPGSLRRLSAAVFINVRYEGEGANRKVVPRTPEELDKLKRILQSSLGIQITPDSLRKDELTLEEMPFNEQYAADLTQQIQKEETKQTILAVLRNLGYPLLALGALMTFFRLLKKTSAENIPVGSPPPEEHAAEGDGSPNWQNPNRKPEVVTVGVLNQLMKESPENMTLALRNWINRNKPPE
- the fliE gene encoding flagellar hook-basal body complex protein FliE; translated protein: MNLINAVRAFSPPDLASLRDAAASLSSGRPGGISANELEKLGSAADSLSIQPPAAKGSGDFGNVLGQMVQEVQAKQAQASAAMTGVLAGDGVPLHEAVLASEEASVAFQLMVEVRNKLLESYQELMRMQV
- the flgC gene encoding flagellar basal body rod protein FlgC: MVDLLPGIQATSSALSAERIRTDIIAQNIANSMTTRGADGKIYQRQTVVFETALQQQTANQSGQSIPTHQVNVKVQDDNRPPRLVPDPSNPGKMIEVPDINVHSEMIDLIISQRTYEANLAVAKSCRSMALQTLTLGKRG